ACGCCCACGATGAGGCTGGCGACGACCGCCGCGATGCCGAGATCCTCGACGACGTGGGGTATCAGGTGCAGGCCGATAAGCCCGTTGGCGGTGACGCCGCAGACGAAGAAGCCCGCGCTCAGGAGCCAGAAAGTGGAGCTGCGGAAGGCGTCACGGACCGGCGTGGCCGACGCCGGCACGTCGCGGCGGGCGGCCGCGGCGGCGGCGCCGGTGTCCTGCTGCCCCAAGGGCTCCAGGCCCACGTCCGCCGGCTCGTCGCGCATCCACATGGACACCAGTATCATCAGGCCGAAGGCGACGGCGGCCAGAAACAGCATGCTGCCGCGCCAGCCGGTGGCGGCGATGATGAGGGTGAGCAGCGGCAGGAACAGCATCTGCCCGGCCGCGTTGCCGTTGGTGAGGATGCCGATGGTGACGCCGCGGTGCCGCACGAACCAGTGGTTGGCCACCGACGCGGCCAGCACCGGAGTGGCGCTGGTGCCGATGCCCACCACCAAGCCCCAGAAGAACAGGAGCTGCCACCATTGCTGGATAAAGGCCGTTGCCACCAGACCCGCCGTCACCATGCCCAGGGAGTAGTACACAACCCGGCGGGCGCCGTAGCGGTCCACCAGCCAGCCCGCCGCCGGTGCGCCGATGCCGAACAGCAGGAGGTTCATGGCGCCGGGTACGGAAACCACGGCGCGGCTCCAGCCGAACTCCGCTTCCAGCGGCTTGATCAGCAGCGTGGCGGCGGAGCGGGTGCCCGCGGCCGTGAGGTTGACGCAGAAGGTCAGCGCCACGACGATCCAGCCGTAGAAGAAGGGGACGGAGAGGGGAGGGCGTCGCTGCGTCACGTGGGAAGCCAGGCGGCACCCTATCCGAGTTGGTAGAAACGGCGGGCGTTGCCGTGCAGGATCGCCGCCTTGTCGTCGTCCGTGAGACGCGGGTTCTCGCGCAACTCCTGGATCTCCTCCTTCGCCGTGGCGTGGTTCACTTCGTGGGGGAAGTCGGAAGAGTAGAGGAACGGCTTGTTGCCCGCGATGCGCACCGCGAAGGGCAGGGTCAGCTCGTCTCCTTCCACGCCGATGAAGATCCGGCCCGCGTCCACGTGCTTGAGGACATAGTCGGTGACGGATTCGTTGTCCTTGAGCTGGAGGAAACGGCCGTTGGGATCATACTGCACGTGGCTGCTCCAGGAGCGCTCGAAGCGCTCCAGGCAGTTGACGAACCACGCGGCGCCGGCCTCCAGGAAGCCGAAGCGGGCGTTGGGGTAGCGGTCCAGCACGCCGTTGAAGACGATGCCGGCGAAGTTGACCATCTGGCCGAAGGGGTGCCCCAGCGCGTTCACCGGCGCGTACGGGCTCATGTCGTCCAGGCCCATGTTGTCGTGCACGCCGCCGTGGATGCCGAGAGCGCACCCCAGGCGGTCTGCTTCCTGGTAGATGGGCCAGTAGCGCTCGTCCCCCAGGTGGTTCTGAAGCTGGCTGGCGCCGGTCCCGGGCAGCATGGCGCCGGCGAAGTGAAGCTCCTCGACGATGCGCCGCAGCTCCGCCGCCGCTTCGTCCGGCTCCTGCAGCGGGATCATCCCGACGGCCTGGAAGCGCGGGCTCTTGGCCGTGTACTCGTCGTGAATCCAGTCGTTGTAGGCGCGCGACAGCTCGATGGCCCAGTCGCGGCTCACAACCCGGCCGAGGGTGAGTCCGTTGGTCGGGTAGAGCACCGTGCTTTCGACGCCCACGTCTTCCAGGAAGTCGATCCATCCGTCGTGTCCCACCTTGGCGAACGCCCCCTCGGGCACGAAGTGACGGTTGGTCGCGTGCAGATGGTCGTTGGGTCCGAAGGGACTGCGCCCCGACCAGTTGCTGACCCGGTAGTCTTCCGGCATGCGCCGCCAGATGGCCTCGTGGTCTTCCACCACGTGGCCGTCGCCGTCCACCACCGTCTGATCTTGTAACGTGCTCACGGTTGGCCTCCGTATGCCCCGGGGTCAAGGCTTCCGCTCTTGCTCCGAGGCCCTGGTACTTGTCATTCGTGCGAAACCGACTGTGCCAACATTCCAACGCCTCGAAACGTCATTCCCGCGGAAGCGGGAATCCAGGGGTGGTTGGGCGGGGAATCGACGCTGTTGCCCCTCCCCACCCCTGGATTCCCGCTTCCGCGGGAATGACGTTTCGGGGCGTCTAGGGGTGTCCTACGCCTTCTGCGCCGCTCCCTCGCCCAGCCGGTAGAATCGCTGGGCGTTGCGGAAGAGGATGGCGTCCTTGTCGTCGTCGCTCAGTCCCTCGTTCTCCTCCAGCTCCTGCAGCTCATGCTTGCAGGTGGCCGCGTCCACCTCGTGGGGATAGTCGGACGAGAACAGGAATGGCTTGTTGCCCACCACGCGCACGGCCTCGGCGATGGACAGCTCGTCGCCCTCGACGCCTACGAAGATGCGGTCCTCGTCGATGTGGCGGCAGACGTAGTCGGTGATGTTCATGCCGTCATCGAGCTTGAGGAAGCGCCCGCGCGGGTCGTACTGCACGTGGCTCGCCCAGGAGCCGCTGAACCGTTCCAGGCAGGTGAGCAGCCAGGCGCAGCCGGCCTCCAGGAAGCCGATGCGCAGCCCCGGGAACTTGTCCAGCACGCCGTTGAAGATGATGCCGGCGAAGCAGACCATCTGCCCCATGGGGTGGCCCAGGGCGTTCACCGGCGCGTACGGCGTCATGTCGTCCATGAGCAGGCCCTCGTGGGCGCCGCCGTGGATGCCGATGGCGCAGCCCAGGCGCTCCGCTTCCGCGTAGACGGGCCAATAGCGCTCCGAGCCCAGATGCGGCATGTTGGCGCCGGTGGACGGCAGCATGGCGCCGCAAAGCCCGAGTTCGTTGACCATGCGCCGCAGCTCCTCGACCGCGGCCTTGGGCTCCTGCAGCGGCAGCAGCCCCATGGCCTGGAAGCGGGGGCTCCGGGCCACGTAGGTCTCGTGGATCCAGTTGTTGTAGGCCCGCGCCAGCTCGATGGCCCAGTCCCGGCTGACGATCTTGCCGAAGGCCAGCCCGGCGCTGGTGTAGAGCACCGTGGCATCGATGCGCACGTCCTCTAAAAAGACCTCCCAGCCCTCCGGTCCAACTTGGGCGAAGGCGCCCTCCGGGACGTAGTGCCGGTTGGCCGAATGCAGGTGGTCGATGGGCGGAAACGGGCTCTTGGCGCGCGCCTCGGAGAAGGTCTTGCCGATGTACTCCGGCGGCATGTTCTCGATGATGGCGCCGATGTCTTCGACCACGTGGCCGTCGCCGTCGATGATGCGTCGGGGATTGGTTGAGGTCACTGCGTTCCCTCCCTGGGAATGAAGATGGAGCGGTCGCGGGCGCTGGTTGACCGTCTTTCGGGATTATCCGATCGGGGGGAGCGTGTCAATCTCGCTCAGGCCCGCCCGAGGGTCAGCGAAAAGTCCGGCTTCCGGATATAGATGTGGTTGGCCTTGTCCTGGCGGGTCAGCTCGCCCACCAGTCGCACCAGCGGGGTGCTCGCGCTCAGGTATTCCTTGGGCCGGCCGCCGTCGGGCAGGGCCTTCACCGCCTCCTCGCCGGCGAAGACCCACAACAGGAAATCCTCGTCGGACAGATGCGTGGCGCCGATCTGCCGGCGCACTTCCTGGATCGACGGCGTGGGCAGCTCCCAGTGTGCCCATTCCTTGGCGCGCGGACGGTTCAGGATCTTGTCCTTCACCTCCGGGTCCATGTACTCCGCGCCTTCCTTGCCCCAGTAGCCCAGGGCGTACTGGATGGCCTGGTCGGTGACCTCCT
The genomic region above belongs to Deltaproteobacteria bacterium and contains:
- a CDS encoding MFS transporter, encoding MTQRRPPLSVPFFYGWIVVALTFCVNLTAAGTRSAATLLIKPLEAEFGWSRAVVSVPGAMNLLLFGIGAPAAGWLVDRYGARRVVYYSLGMVTAGLVATAFIQQWWQLLFFWGLVVGIGTSATPVLAASVANHWFVRHRGVTIGILTNGNAAGQMLFLPLLTLIIAATGWRGSMLFLAAVAFGLMILVSMWMRDEPADVGLEPLGQQDTGAAAAAARRDVPASATPVRDAFRSSTFWLLSAGFFVCGVTANGLIGLHLIPHVVEDLGIAAVVASLIVGVMGGISFIGTIGAGWLVDRVDARKVLALAYFLRGCALFLLPFVDSLPGLILFATVYGIDWYATGPATTAIAADTFGRHAVARIFGWIFLAHQLGASTAGNLAGVVYDVFGEYQYAFLAGATMAIIAAALVMQITPRAPRLVPAAGTA
- a CDS encoding amidohydrolase family protein, whose protein sequence is MSTLQDQTVVDGDGHVVEDHEAIWRRMPEDYRVSNWSGRSPFGPNDHLHATNRHFVPEGAFAKVGHDGWIDFLEDVGVESTVLYPTNGLTLGRVVSRDWAIELSRAYNDWIHDEYTAKSPRFQAVGMIPLQEPDEAAAELRRIVEELHFAGAMLPGTGASQLQNHLGDERYWPIYQEADRLGCALGIHGGVHDNMGLDDMSPYAPVNALGHPFGQMVNFAGIVFNGVLDRYPNARFGFLEAGAAWFVNCLERFERSWSSHVQYDPNGRFLQLKDNESVTDYVLKHVDAGRIFIGVEGDELTLPFAVRIAGNKPFLYSSDFPHEVNHATAKEEIQELRENPRLTDDDKAAILHGNARRFYQLG
- a CDS encoding amidohydrolase family protein, whose product is MTSTNPRRIIDGDGHVVEDIGAIIENMPPEYIGKTFSEARAKSPFPPIDHLHSANRHYVPEGAFAQVGPEGWEVFLEDVRIDATVLYTSAGLAFGKIVSRDWAIELARAYNNWIHETYVARSPRFQAMGLLPLQEPKAAVEELRRMVNELGLCGAMLPSTGANMPHLGSERYWPVYAEAERLGCAIGIHGGAHEGLLMDDMTPYAPVNALGHPMGQMVCFAGIIFNGVLDKFPGLRIGFLEAGCAWLLTCLERFSGSWASHVQYDPRGRFLKLDDGMNITDYVCRHIDEDRIFVGVEGDELSIAEAVRVVGNKPFLFSSDYPHEVDAATCKHELQELEENEGLSDDDKDAILFRNAQRFYRLGEGAAQKA